In the Ornithodoros turicata isolate Travis chromosome 5, ASM3712646v1, whole genome shotgun sequence genome, CCCGGCACAGCTTCTGATGGGGCAACGTTTGAGTACGTAGTTTGAGGAGCAAAGTACCACGTCTTCCTCATCAGCTCCAACGTGTTCAACACTATATCAGTGGAAAGAGCGAGACACTCGTACACGGACGCGGTGATCCTCACGAGCAAGATGACGCCACGTCATCAACACCTATGAAAAGAATTTGAAACAGAAGACGAACTTCGAACTCAGACATGGCACTCGTAGTTTGCAGCCTCTCCAGAAGGGCAAACGGTCTGGTTGCCACAGCTAAACTGTCGTGGACATAGGTGACATTCCGGTGCTATATACTGGATGCAGACTGACTATGGTCTGCCGCGTCGACATCGCCAGCACTTGATACGCAAGGCTAACTCCGTTTCGAGAGACGAGTTCGCACAACCAGATGTATGCTAGACATTGAAGTTCCCGAAACACCGATTCTTGTGACGACCGCCATGAAGACATGGAGGGCGAAAGCGATCGACGGTCCAGAGATGAGGAACCTGACCCGACTGAGACTGTACAGACTGGCGGGCAACGGTCCCTGAGGACGTCTCAGAAGGGAAGGGTATCCAAGCCTCAGGACAGATATAGTATATGGTTACTCGATATAagctgttttgttttgtttcgcgTTAAGCGACTGTTTGAACTTTGAGAAAATAAAAGGGGAAAAAGTTGTAGTGTTAGCCCAGCTGCtattgggcaaaaaaaaaaaaaaacgacgctgACAGGGATGGGGAGCTCGTAGAGAGGAATAACACATTCACACCATATTCACGTCTCAAACGGCGAGACGTGGCGGGTTGTCTTTTACTTCACGCTACAGTTTATGGACAAGTAAACGGATAAGTGCATGAGGTCTGGTAGAAGCTGATGCAGGTTCAGCAAGGTCAGCACCTATCACATATTGCAGCATGGTCGGTACCAAagtctgccagcgtgatgactATGGACGTGAGCAGAGACGTGCAAGGGTGCGCAATGTTACCGGTGTATATTTCCAATGACCTGTCGGACACAAAATGCATTTGTAAGCGCCGATGTTTTTATGTCTGGCCGACACTACAAGGTGTAATAACTTACTGCGTGGCCACGACCAATCcgcgcgctgcaaaacatgaaCTTTTCCTGACTTCTAGGTGCCCTAAGGTAACGTTTTAGAAtgccatgctcaggcttgtttgaTCATAGATTTCAtgcaccagctagcctgcgtttATGCTATTTTATCACTAGAATGCAAAAGCTGACATCAGGAACTAATCAAGGTATAACATGATCAGTAATCATCGAGTCACTTGGTGGCCGTAACGCCTGCTCTAAAATTTAACCAATCGAGCTCCAGGTTTTCCAAAGAACTCCGGTTTCAGGTGAAAGCAATGTCTTTCTTGTTCGAGGCTTTCTGCTGGGTagcactttttcttcttcttattattattattattatcattatcatcTCAGCATTATTTAGTCTGTTATCTAATAGACCATGCCTTTTATTACAATATAATAGTCATTTACTGTTAAAAGGTACAATGACCATAACGCGTACCTTTCCAAGGTATACATCTACTACGTTTCCTTCTGTTCCCAGACGATCGACTACGTAACACAACTTTATCATTACGTTATCTACTACATTAGATTAATTTATAAATAACGCCATTACAAACTCTGACTGTGGCGTTGAATTAGTCTAGCGCCACCGCACTACCAGCACCCGATATTCACGGGTCCCCTATAAACGTTCCCGTCTGAAAACGAATTACCGCGGACGTCGACGTCGGAAACGGATGTCGAAAGATCCCACAGGAACATCGCGAAACCGTCATGGCgactaaaaaaagaagaaaaaacgggaGACCGTGACATCCCAGGAAATGCGATGAAACGAGTTATTAAATTTTGTAGCTTTCTTGCGGAGCCCAAAAGAATGCAATTGCGGCGCGTTGTTAGGAAGACAATTGGCAGAAATCTCTAACTGCTGGAAAGTGTGGCCTAGTTCTATCGCCCGGTCTACAAAGTGGGTAAGAAATGGATGTACGTCTCTGAGGTCGGGATGCGCGTTTCTCCTCACAACCAATCACAATAATTGAGTTTCCGTCCAATTATTGTGAGTCGTCTTCGAGGCTACAGGAAGCCAAATCTGCCCGCGGTCATTCCCTTCCAAGCTTTCTCTCTCTATTCGTAGTTTGACATTTTTGCTTCTTAGTTCGTTTTTCAATTTCGCTCTTTTACCTTAGCAGAAATTGCAGCGCACCTCGCATCATATACGAGAGTAAGTTTGCTTGTATCAATTAAATTGATAGAGGCAGTTTCATCGTCGACATACGCGATAATCCTGACAACGAGACTTCAGAGATTAGCGTGTTTTGatacatcggaaggtgttcacgataacggtcccgaaatcatgataagccaatcgctctgttcctttgaagcgggtgttatcacattgctaagcttgggtTTGATAACTTTCTTTATCTATCGTTTacgtatagggtttattcactgacgtcaccgcGCCGCATTACTGtataggtccctcgaagttatgttcccgcattaattcgctgccatatgctttttgGGTGACTAtattaacgtcgaaaacatggaaattgcttggatatgctacaaatcacactgcacaataactttgaaacaccaaatatacGGTGGGTGCGATAAGGGTATCGACTTGGATGGGgcctacaatatggcggccgataCAGCACATCTGCCTGCAAGCGACAGTCGAGTGGACGAGATAGGTCGATCTCCCCTCTCCGTGTAAACCCGCCTACATCGACCTAAAGGGGACGTCGACGCAGCAGAAATAAGTCGCTACGTTGGGGTAGATCAGACGACTGGAGTCGTCTCGcctttgccatgtaaaccggAAAAGTCGACTGTGCCGACGGTTTCCGCTACGTCACAACCGCATCTGCCGCCGTGCTCCGCCCGCAACACAGAAAATAAACATGGCGACGGACACGGTTGACGTTCCCGCCGGTGCAAGCGTTTCAAGCCAGCAGCATCGGGCATCGACTGGGCCGTTGGTAGAAGGCTTTAATGTTTATGGGCGCAGTAAAGGAAATCACACACTGATAAAACAGTATGCAATTGCACAGTGACCACTTTAGTGCCTTGGCAGCGCTGTCATCGACTGAGTCGACTGAATTGCCCGGCGGACTAAGGCGCATCGCTTCCTGCCATGTAAACCGTCCCAAGTCGATCTTTGCGATCAGTCGACTGTTGCTTTCAGTCGACGTATGCGCCCATGCAAAACGCGCCTAGTGGCGGTCTCCTgaggatgacgtcatgtgaatactGTAAACCCTATAGTTCTTCCCATGTACCAattgcgaattcgggtggtcatttcgtggcaactttgtTTGCCAGATCCCGCCTGTTCTCGCCAGTTTTGCCAGATCATCTTCGGCTTCACTTCGAAATGGGGCTTCTAATGCAGCCGCATTAATATAAGAAAAAGGAACCACACGCTGCTGTCGCTTTAACGTAAGCTTTAGCAGGCTCACATTTGTCAGTAGAGAGTTTGAGGGGACGTGCTCTCCCGTTTTGCGTACGAGCTGAGGGCAGCAAAAACACGTTTTAATATACTGGGGTCGCGCGAGAGTCACCAAGTGGTCGCGTGCAATTGAGTTGCACGAGAAAGACAGCCGAAATTTGAAAAACAACTCACAAGACACTATGGACGAATTAACTTTTGTAGTATTTCACGTTATTTCGAACCTGCGTTGAACCGATGCTCCCTCAAAAGCTTGCAGCGTGGGCACGCAATTCCCGAAAAACAGTGTTCGCTCGCGAGGCGTCCTTGCGTACACTACCCTGGCGCATTCACAGTGGTGGCAACGATATTTGATAGCGTAAGATCTGCTAGAGCTCACGAGGGTTTCCGATCGTGGACTGTAGTAAAAATGAGGATCCGTGGAGTCTGAGAATGACCTTACACAAACTTCGATTTATTGCAGCATTCTGCCTTTGTCCCTCCGACCTGCTCAATCCCAGCACCGACTGTCCAGAACGTTTGGTACCCCAGCACCAGCACTCTTCCCCGCGTGCTGTCCCTCGTCTGATGGCGATAGAGCTTCCGTGTCCCCGTTACACCTTGCACCTCAAGTTCGTAATAGCATGCCGACAGAGGCATCTAACGTACAACACCAAGATCAGTTCAAACAGTTGTGCAAGACCTTTCAGCTTGTTTGACCTTGACTAAAACGAAAACTTGAGGTAGCATCAAGCTGCGCACCGTCTGCATTAAAAGAGTTAAACACCACACAAGCACAACAAAGTACAGAGTGAAACCGAAAGCCCCCGAGGCCGTGGCAAAACGCACAAACCAGATGCGGACAGAACCTCCCGCACACCTAAGATACACAGTCACGCATCTAGTCTGCCGGTGTAGTCCCAACCTGCATTACTTTTATTACGTTACTGCTTTATAACGATTTGTGGTTCTTTGCCCCCCATTCGTGTCAACATTATCTTTCTCCAGGCGCTTGGCCTTCCGGACCTCGATGTCGGAATCGTCTTCGCCGGCGGAATAGATACTTGCACTCTCTCGCAGTGCAGAACCTGCCTTGCGATACTTGTTCTTGATGGCTGCCAGCGAAACTGCCCTGTCGTCCTCATCCTCTTGATCATCTCACCACGGTGGGCTTCAGTATCCTTGCCCACTTGAAGGAGGACGCGGATCTTCTACGTCTTCTGGCTTCGTGCTGCCAGAGAGAACGTCATCTAACGATGCGTACAATCTGTCGAGCGAGAGGCCTGAAACTGAGCTTGATAATGAAGACGACCTGTCCTTGCAGACGTGTTCCCTGTCTGACGAACAAGTAGTTGCATCAGTGACTGCTTGTGGACGTCAAATATCTCAGAACCCAAGTGGACAGACATGCTTCCGTCCGACCACCTGATTATGCTGGCATTGCCCTGCCGACGTTTCGAGTTCCAATCTTGTAGTAGTCGTAACGCCGCCGTACCGTATTTCTCAAGCAGAAACCTAGCTTGTCCTTCGTTAAGTACTTTGTACTCGcccactcgttggtggtagccaaggtcgtgctgaagactgggaggtgattggttcgaatcctgccaccggctgtgctgtctgaggttttcccttggttttccgagGACTTTTCCCTGTAGTCGGtccacaggacgcatactaacctccctgccccccactccttcctgctgtcccctctccacctgtccacatctctacgccgctcatcgccacagctgcttcgcggtgctaacactgaataaaaaaaCTTCGTCCTCGTCAACTTCATCGACGTGCCACTGTGGGTCGTATGTCTTTGTATGTACACTCAGGAAATTGGGAGGCTTCACAAAGTGTACTTCATTCCCAAAGTTGGTCACAATTCTGGGAATCTCCACATCGGTCCTCGTTTCTGGAACCagttctgctgctgctgcttcatcATCCGCAATCACCGCCTCCTGCCCCTTCCCATCCTCGTCTCCCATCCTTTGCACATTGACTTCGTCGccgccttttttcttctttgccgGAGTATCTTCATGCGAACTGGTGTCGCCAAAGCCCTCCGCTGAAGACATCTTCAACCTTGGCGTTCCCCTTTTCCATCTCGTCTTCGCTGTCTTCCACGCCCGAATGCAATCCGCAATTCGTTCCCCAATTTCGATCGGTTTCTCCGCACaagttcgaatcctgtcgactCTGCCAGTAAAAATGAGGATCCGTAGAGCCTGAGAATAACCTTATACGCAAACTTTGATTTATTGCAGCATTCTGCCTCGGTCCCTCCGACCTGCTCAATCCCAGCACCCGACTGTCCTTCCAGAACGTTTCGTGCCCCAGCTTTCTTCCCCGAGTGCTGTCCCTCGTCTGATGGCAACCGGGCTTCTGGGCCACCGTTACGACTGTTCTGAGAAGTCCCCCttaccagagttgtacgtatttagagtactgtttttgaaatactgtattttaaataccgTTTTCGGTGTTTTGGTAtcttactcgtttttttttctttgatgtGCATATTTGTACTCAATTTAAAATATAGCTTTTGCGGTATTTTTTAGTGTtgtcaatactctaattactttTTAGGATCTCCCTGTCAACGTTTCTTTGTCCCGTCTTTTCATTCCCCTGCTTGCTGGGTAGGGAATTTCCAGAATTCTTTCGTTCTCTCCAGGGCAATATTtctttgagtatcttgtacatatCTGGCCGTAACCAACTGAGTCCTGAACTCATACTGTACTGGACAACGTACTGGACTCCTTGACACCGTGGTCCCTCTTTTGTCCATGCACCATGTACCCAAGGTAACAAACACCTGCTCCTGGCTACAGACATCGTCGCTACCTCCCACAAAATAGAGAGTATAATACTTATACGGAGGTGGCGACGGGCGACAATTTCTCCGTCAAACTTATAACGACAAAATTGTTACTCGTGTCAAACATGCTTCCTCCCTCCTATACGAGTGTCGAATTAATGCTACGACGCCCATGACATGGTCCTTGTGAAGGTCATCGGCAAGATGACGGACGTCACCGAAGGGCGAGAAAGTGACACCCGTTCGAGGTTATAATTAAACACAGACAGTCAGGTTTAGGCGGCTGTGTACGGTGGTACATCCTATTAAGCCGTCACTATAGTAATAATTTATTTTTGGTCAGGTGCCCATAACCAACCCGAAGGTCTGGGAATTATAAATTAACACTTGATTATTTGCATAACAAATTCTAGATAAAGCAACGACTGTTAGTTACGTGCCCGTTCGACACAGTGGTGAAAACACCCCGTAACAACATCATCACCATATAGCTGTTGTTGTTCGCACGCAATGTCATAGGCGTGCCAGCTGTCGAGATTCCTATTCCCTCTagattcccccagagcgttagtcgtgacgttgcccacctttgcGGGGCCGGCAACGGCGAgatctttcattagcaccaccgcTACCACCACCGAGATTTCTATCACTGACGTACCATTAAAATTATTTTTACGAGTGAGTGTGTTTGAAAAAATTGACGGGTAATTTTTTTTCGTGCCAACACCGCGAAAACAGCGTCGCAATGAGCGTTGTACCAGACGTGAATATATTATGTAAAGGGAAGAACAGAAAGGAGTGGGAGGTTTGTCCTGCGCcgattttatatatatatatatatatatatatatatatatatatttaatatttattttcctttcggttgGAAGGGGAAGCAAAAAGCCGATGAGGCTTCAGGGAGAACTGCGCCGATATCAACCTCGTGCTGGTTCGAACTTGCACGAGGACGTCCCCTTGTCGAGGATGCCAGAAACTTAGTGGCAGGACTTAGTGCATGAGTACTCGACAAAATTCTGGggcacgagaaaaaaaaaaatctcacaaaattaattCATAAACTGAGACTATACAGTCACACATGATCATTATGGTTGTctcgcgtggcatagtggttagaatgatccagactgggaggtgacacgagtTCAAAACCCGGCATCGACTGTGCTGTTTGAGATTTTCattgtacaccgctcatagacacagttgcttcgcggcacacAAAAAAGCCACCGCTTAATGGAGAATCTGCAGAACATTTTGGTTGGGACTGAACATGGTGGAACACGCACAGGGATGAGGATAAGGACGAACGCTTCCGTGTGTGTCGTCCTTGTCCCTGTACGGTCTCCACCATGACTAATTATGCGGCGGCTGAGACAGCAAATCCTATTCATTGCATTCAGATGTCCATACCCCGCATCTTGTAGCTGCAATGAGAGCGAGTCCATTTGAGGAATATTTCTAATCACCTTCCTATCCCCCGAAGGAAAACGCGAAATGACCGTCTATTACCATCATCAGGGTGTGTCTGTTATTCTTTTGTCCATTAAGACACCCCAATTAAAATTACGCATTAAGAACTCGAAGGATAAATGCATACCCCGATAAAATGAGACGAAAACAAGAGCAAGAGAGAAAGTACGTTGAAAAACAAAGGGATTTCCCGGAGAATGcagttgtcgtcgtcgtcgttgaaTATGTTTGAAAACGTAGCGTAATATTAAACACGTCATAGAGGATTAAGTTACGACGTCGCTTGTTCAGAACATCCCcgacaacaccgaatatcctctggatctaagaataatgtcctaacggattcgtacgtttGATGAATGTCCCTTAGATacccatcggacgtacgaatccgttagggcATTGttcgtacactgtaaactttttcacacctttaaaggtgtgcgccatgcacattaaaTCTGGTTGCATAGCGCTGTATTTCCAGGATGGTATTTTATAAAATTCAGAAAGCATTACAAAAGATCGGGTGACAGTGCAAATCATGATTTCATTATTACTTGGATATCGTAGATAacgctaatgcatatatgcatcgctttCGCTACCGATCACCAGCACGTGAAAGTCTCTACAACGCTGTCTACAGTGTGAACAATGTTGATATTTCGAAAGAGTGATTATTTGGAAAACAGACAACATGCGAGAAGAGACGACTCGTGCTAAACCGTAGTCCATTGTGAAATTAAGAATTACACCGAAAAGGTGTACCTTTGGTGAAAGGCTGCACCTTTAAAGGTATGAGAACACTTATAATGTACATCCAAGTTATTATATTCAGTGTTGTTGGGGACTGTAGTGAAACCTGAAGTGCATGGGGGCGGTTCAGGTGTATCGGAGTGCTTCATTTTCGCAGCGGATCACAAGAAATATTCAATCAACCTCCGTGCCTTTCAGTACGTAGCCCAGCTTGGATAGAGAGACTGTGTGAGATTGCGTGTCACTTGAGCACTCCCCGATACCAAAGTCAGTGTCAACGACCACGAAAAATCTCTCATTGTGAACCAACCCGTAatatttcacacacacacatacacacttcTCGCGATGTAGTATAATAGTGCCAAGTTCGTTGAACTACGTGCCAATAGGGGTTTCGTGTTTGTTGCCGGTTGTGATACTCGTGCGTGGAAAGCCCTTTCCACTAGCTTCCCTTTGAAGCAGTGAACAGGCAGCGTTCCAATGGCCGTCAGATGGCGTTGTGTACGTGACCTTTCGTGTCGTCCGTACATCGCACGAATTTCGCACAGCACGGTACACAGACAAGGCCCGACACAAGGGACAAAGAAGGCGTTTTCTCTCTGGCGCGAAATGTCACACAGAGAAGGGACAAACATTGTTGTTCGACCGCAAAATATTGTATTGCGGGCAAACAGGTTCCTGATGTTACATATTTGCACTAGAGGCGCGTCCGTGTGGCTGAGACATCCACACGTTGGTGGTAGCTACAATGTCGTCTTAAAGATTGGAAGGCTCCGCCTGATCGGATATCACATAAGACAATGCCGCCTGAGGCTGTCCTTACGGGCATACTATCCTGTGACCAGCTCCCgtagcatagtggttagagtgatcgctttccacgccgagactgggaggtgacatgggttcgaatcgtgtcaccggctgtgctgtctgaggttttccctgggtttcccgaagactttccagacaaatgtcggcacagttccccctgaagtcggcccaggacgcatactaacccccctgtccccctacTTCTTCCTGCAGtatactctctccatctgtccacgtctatacgccgctcatagccacaattgcttcgcggcgctcacacggaatcaaaaaaaaaactttcctgTGAGcgcagttccccgtga is a window encoding:
- the LOC135395148 gene encoding LOW QUALITY PROTEIN: RNA polymerase-associated protein LEO1-like (The sequence of the model RefSeq protein was modified relative to this genomic sequence to represent the inferred CDS: inserted 3 bases in 2 codons; deleted 2 bases in 1 codon; substituted 2 bases at 2 genomic stop codons) — encoded protein: MSSAEGFGDTSSHEDTPAKKKKGGDEVNVQRMGDEDGKGQEAVIADDEAAAAELVPETRTDVEIPRIVTNFGNEVHFVKPPNFLSVHTKTYDPQWHVDEVDEDEVFLFSGKVLGKPRENLRQHSRWQDSNQSPPSLQHDLGYHQRVGEYKVLNEGQARFLLEKYGTAALRLLQDWNSKRRQGNASIIRWSDGSMSVHLGSEIFDVHKQSLMXNYLFVRQGTRLQGQVVFIIKLSFRPRSTDCTHRXMTFSLAARSQKTXKIRVLLQVGKDTEAHRGEMIKRXEDDRAVSLAAIKNKYRKAGSALRESASIYSAGEDDSDIEVRKAKRLEKDNVDTNGGQRTTNRYKAVT